Genomic segment of Sphingomicrobium marinum:
GAAATTGGCCGCACCTATCTACCGCAGGACTGGCTTGACGCCGAAGGGATTGGTGCCGCCGACCTCGCGCTCCCCGCCAACCGCCCGACGCTGGCCAAGTTCGCCACCCACCTTGCCGACATGGCCGACGATTACCGCGCCAGTGCCCATGTCGGCGCCGCGCGATTACCCTTCCGCAGCCGCTGGGCGATCAACGCCGCCAGCCGCATCTACGGCGCCATCGCGGAACGCGCCCGCGAGCTCGGCCCGCGCGCATGGGATAAGCGCATCGCACTATCGAACGGCGAAAAAGGCAGGCTGGTGTTGAAGGCCTTCCTCGACAGCAATGGGGCTGCCCCTCGAAACAATGGCCGTCAGGGCCTGTGGACCCGCGCTCAGTCCTCCTGATTGTCCGCGATGAAAGTCATCAGCTGCGCCAGAGTTTCTTCCATCTGGTCCTGCATCTGGCTGATCAGTTCGTTTTCGCGCATGCCTTCATGGTCGAGCGGCTTGGAATAGCTTTCGCTAAAGGCCTGCAAGTCTTCGCTGTCGAACACCCCGCGCGCCACCAGCCGCGCCAGGATCACGAGCAAGCCGTTGGTGTTGGCGATCGAGCCCGCCACCAGCGCCTCGTCTACCATTGAAAGCTGTTTGTCGCGGCTGACCGGCTGGTCTGAAGAATCATTGTCGCTCATGCTTCTTTGTCTCCATAGCAACGCCGTTTGGCAACCGCCGGATTGCGCGCGTAATTGTGTTGCCTTGGGGGCCCTGCTACATTTTTTGGCACATGAGGGGGCGATATCTTTGTGTGGGCGCTTGCGTTGCCCTCTCGGCCTGTAGCCAGCAGGAAGGTTGTTCCTCGTATCGCGAACATGATCGCCCGCTTATCGCGCATGCTGGCGGCGGCTTGCCCGATGGCCTCTACACCAACAGTCGTGCCGCGATGGATCTTGCCGTCAAGAACGGCTTCACGCTGATCGAACTCGACTTCATCGAGCGCGATGGCGCGCTGCTGATCGGGCACGATGAGGATCGCATGAGCGAGCTGACCCTCGAAGAGTTGTTCGCATGGCTCGAAAAGCATCCCGACGTGCGCATTGTTACCGATATCAAGACCGGCAATGACGGCCTGCGCTACCTTGCTCCTCACGCCGACCGGTTCATCCCGCAAATCTATTATCCGCGCGAATATGGGACAGTCCGCCGGCTGGGCTTTGACGATATCATCTTCACCGCATACGGCGCGTGGTCCAATGACTGGATCACCAAAGTGAACAAGCTCGACCTGTTCGCGGTTACCATCCCAATGCGTTGGGTGCACGTCGCGCCGCGGATCGAGCACGAGTTGTATCTGCACACCTTTAACAGGCCGATGGGATCCTTGGGCCTGTACACCGATTGCCTCATCCCGGAGCAAGCGTCGTGAGATCGCTGCGCGATCCTCTATTTGCCAGCGCTGTCCTCGTGAGCGCGATGGTAGCGACCGCTTTCCTGACCGCCGGCACGCTTGTCTGGACGACCATCTTGCTTGTCGCGGTCGGTGGCTCCGTCTGCGTGGCCGGGCTGCATTATCTGGGCTGGCGCGGGGCGCCGCATCTCAAAACGTTCAGGGATGATGAATGGCGCGCCATCTACGCCGTTTTCGTCCTCGCCGGATTTGCGCTCGCAGCCTATTCGCCCATCAAGTCCTGGCTCAACCAATTCGGTTTTTGGGCTGACCCCGCGCTTGCCGCATTGGAAACCATCATGTTCGGCACCGACCCGATCAGATGGTTGCGATGGATGGCGGTCGAACCGCTGATGGTAGTGTATGCCCAAGGCTGGATACCGTTGATGCTGGTGGCGCTTGGTATCGTTGCGCGCGCTCGCAGCCACTTGGTCCTTACGTTTTTTCTGATCTGGGGGCCCGCCTCGCTGCTGCTGCAGGCTCTGTATCAATCGGCAGGCCCCATTCTTTACGACCCAGATCGCTACGGACCATTCCCGGCGCTTGCCGAACATTATGCCGATTATCTCGTTTCGGTCGAAAAACCGGGCGTGGGCACGGGCATTTCAGCGATGCCATCGGTTCACGTCATGGTTGCCGCATGGCTGCTGCTGGTGGCGTGGCATGGCCCGTGGCGCTGGCCGGCGCTCGCCTTTCTCGTACTGATTTTCCTGCTGTCGATCGCGTCTGGCTGGCACTATGCGCTCGACGGGTTGATCGGCATGACGATCGTTTTCGCGCTGCACCGAATATTGGGCAACATCTTTGCCACCACGAACGGTAGCGAGCGCGCGCAAACGCGGCTAATGCAGGGCGCATGAAGGCGGCAGACCTCAAGATTGCCCTGTCCTCGGGCAACTATAACTATGTGCGCGACGGGGCGAACCAGGCGCTCAATCGCCTGGTCGGCTACTTGCTGAAAGAAGGCGCGCAGGTCCGCATCTATTCGCCGACGGTCGATGAACCAGCGTTCGAACCGACGGGCGAACTGGTGTCGGTGCCAAGCTTCGCCATTCCCGGACGCAAGGAATACCGCTTCCCGCTCTGGCTTACCGGCAAGGTCAGGGACGATCTTGAAAAGTTCGATCCCGACATCGTCCATATCGCCAGCCCGGACGTGGTGTCCCACCGCATGGTAACCTGGGCGCGCAAGCACGACATTCCCGCGATCGCCAGCGTGCATACCCGCTTCGAGACCTATCTCGAATATTACCACCTGTCGATTTTCGAGCCTTACATGCGCGCCGGCCTGCGGCGGCTGTACCAGCGCTGCGATGCGCTGGTCGCTCCTGCCGAAAGCACGGTCGCGGTGCTCGAGGCGCAGCGGATGAACGATGACATCTCGATCTGGAGCCGCGGTGTCGATCGCGACCAGTGGAACCCCGAACGCCGCGACATGGAATGGCGCCGCAGCCACGGCATCGCGGACGACGAATTCGTCATCGCCTTCCTGGGCCGCATCGTGATGGAAAAAGGGCTCGACGTCTTTTCGGACAGTGTCGCCGAACTGCGCAAACGCGGCGTCAAACACCGCGTGCTCGTGATCGGCAAGGGTCCCGCGCATGACTGGTTCGCCGATCGCCTTGCCGACGATGCCATCTTCATCGGGCAGCAGACGGGCAACGATCTGGCGCGCGCCGTGGCGTCGTCCGATGTGTTGCTCAATCCGTCGGTCACCGAGGCATTCGGCAACGTGACCCTGGAGGCGATGGCGGTCGGCCTGCCCGTGGTGGCCGTGGCCGCCACCGGCACCAACAACCTCGTCACCGACGGAGTAAACGGGTTTCTTTGCCCGCCGCACGATACGAAATGTCTCGCCGACGGGCTGCAAAAATATGCCGAAGATCCCGCCTTGCGCGCCGATCATGGCGCCGAGGGCCTGGCCCGCGCCAAGACGCGCGACTGGGATACGATCAACTCGGCCGTCGTCGACGTGTACAAACGCGTGCTTAGGCGCCGCGGGAAAGCCTAGAGCTTCGCGATCTTTTTCGCGGCTTTGTCGAGGATCGCCGCGATCTCGGCCAGAGTTTCCTCATCGGCTTCCTCGGTCGCGACTTTGTGCCACATCGCGGTCATCACGTTGGCGATCGCCTTCTTGAGTTCGGGGCGCCCCACCCGCTCGTGCTTGGCACCATGCCGTTCGAGCCGCCCCATCAGCGTTTCGATCTCGTCGGTGCGCTTGGCGAGATAGGTCTTGCCTTCTTTGGTGATCGAAAAGAGCCGCTTTGAGGTCTTGTCATCGATCTCTTCGATGAGGTCCATTTCCTCGAGCAACTGCAGTGTGGGATAGACCGTGCCGGGGCTGGGCGAATAGCCGCCCCCCGTCATCTCCTCGATCTCGCGAATAAGGTCGTAGCCATGGCGCGGCTTTTCGCTCAGCAAGTGCAGGAGCACGAGCCGCAATTCACCGGCATCGAACATGCGTTTGCGCCCGCGTCCGCGGCGACCACCGCCGCCACGCCCGCCCGGGCCGAAGTTGAAATCGAAATCCTTGTCCCAGCCCTTGCCCATGCTCATCGCGACGAAGGGCGCCCAATCGCCGCGTCCGAAGCGATATTGCCAGCTCCTGCCACCCATAATGTTTCTCCGATATATCTTTTCTAAGATGTATCTTTAGATAGATATATCTTTTGTGGGGTCAAGCGCGGTGGTTCCCTTTTCGACGAGCGAACCTCATATCAACATCAATGGCCGACCTTTTCGGATCCGAAGCACCGGCAATAGACGCAGCGCCGGGCGACAATGCCCCGCTGGCCGAGCGCCTGCGTCCATCATCGCTGGACGAGGTGATCGGCCAGGATC
This window contains:
- a CDS encoding PI-PLC domain-containing protein; the encoded protein is MRGRYLCVGACVALSACSQQEGCSSYREHDRPLIAHAGGGLPDGLYTNSRAAMDLAVKNGFTLIELDFIERDGALLIGHDEDRMSELTLEELFAWLEKHPDVRIVTDIKTGNDGLRYLAPHADRFIPQIYYPREYGTVRRLGFDDIIFTAYGAWSNDWITKVNKLDLFAVTIPMRWVHVAPRIEHELYLHTFNRPMGSLGLYTDCLIPEQAS
- a CDS encoding phosphatase PAP2 family protein; amino-acid sequence: MVATAFLTAGTLVWTTILLVAVGGSVCVAGLHYLGWRGAPHLKTFRDDEWRAIYAVFVLAGFALAAYSPIKSWLNQFGFWADPALAALETIMFGTDPIRWLRWMAVEPLMVVYAQGWIPLMLVALGIVARARSHLVLTFFLIWGPASLLLQALYQSAGPILYDPDRYGPFPALAEHYADYLVSVEKPGVGTGISAMPSVHVMVAAWLLLVAWHGPWRWPALAFLVLIFLLSIASGWHYALDGLIGMTIVFALHRILGNIFATTNGSERAQTRLMQGA
- a CDS encoding glycosyltransferase family 4 protein, which codes for MKAADLKIALSSGNYNYVRDGANQALNRLVGYLLKEGAQVRIYSPTVDEPAFEPTGELVSVPSFAIPGRKEYRFPLWLTGKVRDDLEKFDPDIVHIASPDVVSHRMVTWARKHDIPAIASVHTRFETYLEYYHLSIFEPYMRAGLRRLYQRCDALVAPAESTVAVLEAQRMNDDISIWSRGVDRDQWNPERRDMEWRRSHGIADDEFVIAFLGRIVMEKGLDVFSDSVAELRKRGVKHRVLVIGKGPAHDWFADRLADDAIFIGQQTGNDLARAVASSDVLLNPSVTEAFGNVTLEAMAVGLPVVAVAATGTNNLVTDGVNGFLCPPHDTKCLADGLQKYAEDPALRADHGAEGLARAKTRDWDTINSAVVDVYKRVLRRRGKA
- a CDS encoding PadR family transcriptional regulator; this encodes MGGRSWQYRFGRGDWAPFVAMSMGKGWDKDFDFNFGPGGRGGGGRRGRGRKRMFDAGELRLVLLHLLSEKPRHGYDLIREIEEMTGGGYSPSPGTVYPTLQLLEEMDLIEEIDDKTSKRLFSITKEGKTYLAKRTDEIETLMGRLERHGAKHERVGRPELKKAIANVMTAMWHKVATEEADEETLAEIAAILDKAAKKIAKL